A section of the Virgibacillus sp. NKC19-3 genome encodes:
- a CDS encoding BglG family transcription antiterminator, translated as MFSKRQKIILSYILYTNMPIKLDLLADMMQVSIRTVRAELENINSILSKRNAQVQISKKGQCSIKEEKKETIKKLFVNPIFVDKNNNENHVIWDRIYMIMGLLSFESDYVSMEELAEKLYVSKSTINLDITEIKKIISRIAGIRFIVSSTKGLKFEGSEEDFRYFLAKMIVQGLNVEMTLRYLFPEEHFGISETYSNMNNILKEIMVKHQFIISGKAFGLVSATLFITAVRNQLGYGITRHRPGESLLPIMKELEKRLKAEVDIAFTKADMIYIQQFIMEQNHLSPYTNEEWNLVDRQIVSLFTYVIKDFFQIDLMKYPNFETDFTFYINQLNQRMKNGHDYTNFYKRQINRMFPMTSSIVAFCQPYLRNMGISYSDAELAYITLFLGDFVETEEPALQLLLISDEHTALVKWIVSEIDRLMGTSVQIVNTIPRYVFEENNALFLKAIDVVLTTEQININHNQDVIFIQSLFGKAEQDFLQSLLHDYLTQAKRRKLREMENIAIGQDHFIQIPEKLIELDDCVRYLLEQVGSQEALDDDVMDNHFIPNDTKIAHVSFMMNHPGKSKIIIGKLPKRMTYRNKSIHMIIISLFYKNDDAFARSYYHCIRFLMDPAQRSLLGKAKNYPDFKKIF; from the coding sequence ATGTTCAGTAAACGTCAAAAAATTATCTTATCGTATATTCTTTATACCAACATGCCGATTAAACTTGACTTACTTGCTGATATGATGCAAGTTTCTATTCGTACCGTTCGAGCAGAGTTAGAAAATATAAATAGTATCCTTTCTAAAAGGAATGCTCAAGTACAAATATCCAAAAAAGGACAATGTTCTATAAAAGAGGAAAAAAAGGAAACGATAAAAAAGCTATTCGTAAACCCAATATTTGTGGATAAAAATAATAATGAAAATCATGTTATTTGGGATCGGATTTATATGATTATGGGCTTGCTTTCCTTTGAATCGGATTATGTGAGTATGGAGGAACTTGCTGAAAAACTTTATGTTTCCAAATCAACGATTAATTTAGATATCACAGAAATTAAAAAGATTATTAGCAGAATAGCTGGTATCCGTTTTATCGTTTCTAGTACAAAAGGCTTGAAATTTGAAGGAAGTGAAGAGGACTTTCGTTACTTCTTAGCTAAGATGATTGTCCAAGGGTTAAATGTAGAAATGACGTTACGCTATTTATTTCCTGAAGAACACTTCGGCATATCCGAAACCTATTCCAACATGAATAACATTTTAAAGGAAATTATGGTGAAACATCAATTTATCATTTCCGGGAAAGCGTTTGGATTAGTAAGCGCCACCTTGTTTATTACTGCGGTTCGAAATCAGTTAGGATATGGTATAACACGCCACCGACCAGGTGAATCACTATTACCAATCATGAAAGAATTAGAGAAGCGGTTAAAAGCAGAAGTCGATATAGCTTTTACGAAAGCTGATATGATCTATATTCAACAATTCATCATGGAGCAAAACCACCTATCCCCCTATACAAATGAAGAATGGAATTTAGTAGATCGGCAAATTGTATCGTTATTCACATATGTTATAAAGGATTTTTTCCAGATTGATTTAATGAAGTATCCAAATTTTGAGACCGATTTTACGTTTTATATAAATCAATTAAACCAACGGATGAAGAATGGACATGATTATACGAACTTTTATAAACGCCAAATTAATCGAATGTTTCCAATGACATCTAGTATTGTCGCCTTTTGCCAACCTTATTTAAGGAATATGGGAATCTCTTATTCGGACGCAGAACTTGCTTATATTACACTCTTTCTAGGCGATTTTGTGGAAACAGAAGAGCCAGCTTTACAATTATTATTAATTTCAGATGAACACACTGCACTCGTAAAATGGATTGTATCTGAGATCGACCGCTTGATGGGGACATCTGTACAAATCGTAAACACGATCCCGAGATACGTATTTGAAGAAAATAATGCATTATTTTTAAAAGCTATTGATGTAGTTTTAACGACAGAACAAATTAATATAAACCATAACCAAGATGTTATTTTCATTCAGTCTTTGTTTGGCAAGGCAGAGCAAGATTTCTTACAATCACTTCTACATGATTACTTAACACAGGCTAAACGAAGGAAATTAAGAGAGATGGAAAACATCGCGATTGGCCAAGATCACTTCATTCAGATTCCTGAAAAGTTGATAGAACTCGATGATTGCGTCCGTTATCTTCTCGAACAGGTTGGTTCTCAAGAAGCATTGGATGACGATGTGATGGATAATCATTTTATACCGAATGATACGAAAATAGCGCATGTTTCTTTTATGATGAATCATCCAGGGAAGTCAAAAATCATTATTGGTAAATTGCCAAAGCGTATGACGTATCGAAATAAATCGATCCATATGATCATTATCTCGCTCTTCTATAAAAATGATGATGCTTTTGCTCGTTCCTATTACCACTGTATTCGATTTTTAATGGATCCAGCTCAACGTAGCCTTTTAGGAAAAGCCAAAAACTACCCTGATTTCAAAAAAATATTTTGA